A genomic stretch from Corynebacterium terpenotabidum Y-11 includes:
- a CDS encoding 3-oxoacyl-ACP reductase: MSSKKGLLEQIINSDLAGKLGVPQGEKLRRYKEGEPALDGPVVLGGEGRVAAGVREFLDADFQFVDADTDIKKSAIIFDATGITTPEDIKKLYDFFHPQMRKVRPCARFLVIGTTPEAIEDADERIVQRAIEGFVRSLAKELLRGATAQLIYVDPAVSDDLSGLEAPVRFVLSGKSAYVDGQVIRVDATHVETPESWATPTAGKVALVTGAARGIGADIARVLARDGAKVIIVDVPAAGEALAEITNEVKGSALPLDVTAPDAADKIKAHAEEKWGQGVDIIVHNAGVTRDKLLANMDEGKWNLVQAINFIAPIRITEALLENGGLNEGGRVITLSSMDGLAGQRGQTNYAMSKAGMIGIAEALAPQVAAKGITVNAIAPGFIETAMTAEIPTGTREVGRRLNSLSQGGLPLDVAEGVGFFAGNASGAVTGQYLRVCGQHLMGA; the protein is encoded by the coding sequence TTGTCTTCCAAGAAGGGCCTGCTGGAGCAGATCATCAACTCGGACCTCGCCGGTAAGCTCGGCGTCCCCCAGGGCGAGAAGCTGCGCCGCTACAAGGAGGGTGAGCCCGCCCTCGACGGTCCGGTCGTCCTCGGCGGCGAAGGCCGTGTGGCCGCGGGTGTCCGCGAGTTCCTCGATGCCGACTTCCAGTTCGTCGACGCGGACACCGACATCAAGAAGTCCGCCATCATCTTCGACGCCACCGGGATCACCACCCCTGAGGACATCAAGAAGCTCTACGACTTCTTCCACCCCCAGATGCGCAAGGTCCGCCCCTGCGCCCGCTTCCTCGTCATCGGCACCACTCCGGAGGCCATCGAGGACGCCGACGAGCGCATCGTCCAGCGCGCCATCGAGGGTTTCGTGCGCTCCCTGGCCAAGGAACTGCTGCGCGGCGCCACCGCCCAGCTGATCTACGTTGACCCGGCTGTCTCCGATGATCTGTCCGGCCTTGAGGCCCCGGTCCGCTTCGTGCTGTCCGGCAAGTCCGCTTACGTCGACGGCCAGGTGATCCGCGTCGATGCCACCCACGTCGAGACCCCGGAAAGCTGGGCCACCCCGACCGCCGGCAAGGTCGCCCTGGTCACCGGCGCTGCCCGCGGCATCGGCGCCGACATCGCCCGCGTCCTGGCCCGTGACGGCGCCAAGGTCATCATCGTCGACGTCCCCGCCGCCGGTGAGGCCCTCGCGGAGATCACCAACGAGGTCAAGGGCTCTGCCCTGCCGCTGGACGTCACCGCCCCCGACGCCGCCGACAAGATCAAGGCCCACGCCGAGGAGAAGTGGGGCCAGGGTGTGGACATCATCGTCCACAACGCCGGTGTCACCCGCGACAAGCTGCTCGCCAACATGGACGAGGGCAAGTGGAACCTGGTCCAGGCGATCAACTTCATCGCCCCGATCCGTATCACCGAGGCACTGCTGGAGAACGGTGGCCTCAACGAGGGCGGCCGCGTCATCACCCTGTCCTCCATGGACGGCCTGGCCGGCCAGCGCGGTCAGACCAACTACGCGATGTCCAAGGCGGGCATGATCGGCATCGCCGAGGCCCTCGCCCCGCAGGTCGCCGCGAAGGGCATCACCGTCAACGCCATCGCCCCCGGTTTCATCGAGACCGCGATGACCGCCGAGATCCCCACCGGTACCCGTGAGGTCGGACGCCGGCTGAACTCCCTGTCCCAGGGGGGCCTGCCGCTCGACGTCGCCGAGGGTGTCGGCTTCTTCGCCGGTAACGCCTCCGGCGCTGTCACCGGCCAGTACCTGCGCGTCTGCGGCCAGCACCTCATGGGCGCCTAG
- a CDS encoding SDR family NAD(P)-dependent oxidoreductase, which translates to MNLHGKTVIVTGGGAGIGREVVRQLLDHGATVHALDLNTDALATDPATADGRLFPHQVNIADRDAVAALAVGDSPDIGPVDALVNVAGIVQDFVDINDLDRSTMERVINVNFWGTVNTVTTFLPGMLTRPEAAVVNVSSMGALVPVPGQSAYGASKAAVKLFTEGLRAELRKTKVSVSVVFPGGVDTDITTNSGVEVAGADDPEARAKASKFLTAPQDAAAKIVRAIETGKPRVIIGKDARVMDLLSRIMPVAAASAMAALMAKLTG; encoded by the coding sequence ATGAACCTCCACGGAAAGACCGTCATCGTCACCGGAGGCGGGGCAGGAATCGGGCGAGAGGTCGTCCGCCAACTGCTCGACCACGGTGCCACCGTCCACGCCCTCGACCTCAACACCGACGCTCTAGCCACCGACCCGGCCACTGCGGACGGTCGGCTGTTCCCCCACCAGGTGAATATCGCCGACCGGGACGCCGTCGCCGCCCTCGCCGTCGGTGACAGCCCCGACATCGGCCCGGTGGACGCCCTGGTCAATGTCGCCGGTATCGTCCAGGACTTCGTCGACATCAACGATCTCGACCGGTCGACCATGGAGCGGGTGATCAACGTGAACTTCTGGGGGACGGTGAACACCGTGACCACCTTCCTGCCTGGGATGCTCACCCGGCCTGAAGCTGCCGTGGTCAATGTCTCCAGCATGGGGGCGCTCGTCCCAGTGCCGGGCCAGAGTGCCTACGGGGCATCCAAGGCAGCGGTGAAGCTGTTCACCGAGGGCCTGCGTGCCGAACTGCGGAAGACGAAGGTCTCGGTCTCCGTCGTATTCCCCGGTGGGGTGGACACGGACATCACGACGAACTCCGGGGTCGAGGTCGCCGGTGCCGATGATCCGGAGGCCCGGGCGAAGGCATCGAAGTTCCTCACCGCTCCGCAGGACGCGGCAGCGAAGATCGTGCGGGCGATCGAGACCGGAAAGCCCCGCGTCATCATCGGGAAGGACGCCCGGGTGATGGACCTACTGTCCCGGATCATGCCGGTGGCCGCAGCATCCGCGATGGCCGCATTGATGGCGAAGCTCACCGGGTGA
- the coaE gene encoding dephospho-CoA kinase codes for MHIIGLTGGIGSGKSTVSNRLKELGATIVDADLIAREIVEPGEPALAELGEAFDGVIRTDGTLDRAELARQAFASPEATAQLNAITHPRIHDRTTQQFEDARAADVPVLVYDMPLLIENGQTGMVDTVLVVDAPDDLRVQRLVNQRGLDADDARRRIAAQIDRDTRLAVADTVLDNSGDLASLLDQVDAFWAGLPAQT; via the coding sequence ATGCACATCATCGGACTGACCGGAGGTATCGGCTCCGGGAAATCGACCGTCTCGAACCGCTTGAAAGAGCTCGGAGCCACGATCGTGGACGCCGACCTCATCGCCCGCGAGATCGTCGAGCCGGGCGAACCGGCACTGGCGGAGCTGGGGGAGGCGTTCGATGGGGTGATCCGCACCGACGGGACGCTCGACCGGGCGGAACTCGCCCGGCAGGCCTTCGCCTCCCCGGAGGCCACGGCGCAGCTCAACGCGATCACCCATCCGCGGATCCACGACCGGACCACGCAGCAGTTCGAGGACGCCCGCGCTGCTGACGTCCCCGTTCTCGTCTACGACATGCCGCTACTCATCGAAAACGGCCAGACCGGCATGGTCGATACCGTCCTCGTTGTCGACGCCCCCGATGACCTGCGGGTGCAGCGGCTGGTGAATCAGCGGGGTCTGGACGCCGACGACGCCCGACGGCGTATCGCCGCCCAGATCGACCGGGACACCCGCCTCGCCGTGGCGGACACGGTCCTCGACAACTCCGGCGACCTGGCGTCCCTCCTCGACCAGGTCGACGCGTTTTGGGCGGGACTTCCGGCACAGACCTAG
- a CDS encoding glucose PTS transporter subunit IIA produces MSSTTDTSRSILREVGGADNVADLTYCATRLRFQLHDRSKVDLHALESIPSVLGVVPQGGAGVQVVMGGGVADFYNVIAKEPGMGDTDTTPAKKEYGGVRGKYEWINYCFEFLSDTFRPVLWALLGASLIITMLVLADTFGWQDFRAPMEDQPDGYVLLHAMWRSVFYFLPIMIGATASRKLGANEWVGAAIPAALLTPEFLSLGAAEDVVHIFGLPLVLNDYSSQVFPPLIAAVGLYWVEKGLKKIIPSAVHMVFVPFFSLLIMIPATAFIFGPFGIGIGNGISNFLEWTNDLSPFILAIVIPLLYPFLVPLGLHWPLNAIMVQNLATLGYDFIQGPMGAWNFACFGVVAGVFFVSLKEKNKAMRQVSFGGLMAGLLGGISEPSLYGVLLRFKKTYFRLLPGCLVGGIVIGFFDVKANAFVFTSLLTIPAMDPWGGYALGIAAAFATSFLLTVVLDYRGRDEKAEILAQLEAERIAAGEEEDARIAEADAVAAGTAAGTAGGADAAPVKPALRPGVVTVVTAPLEGEVLALSETPDAAFAGGALGNGVCIDPMGDTVFAPADGTILTVQKTGHAVGLRLDSGIELLIHIGIDTVKMAGEGFEVLVEKKQKVTAGTPLVRFDRAAIEAAGYSPLTPVVVVNTQKFGTVDGMPAPVAAPGDDIITVTAKAPTVDAAAAS; encoded by the coding sequence ATGTCGTCCACGACAGATACGTCACGCAGCATCCTGAGGGAGGTGGGCGGCGCCGACAATGTCGCCGATCTCACCTACTGTGCGACCCGGCTCAGATTTCAGCTCCATGACCGGTCGAAGGTTGATCTCCATGCTCTGGAAAGTATCCCGTCGGTACTCGGCGTGGTGCCCCAGGGAGGCGCTGGCGTCCAGGTCGTCATGGGCGGCGGGGTAGCGGACTTCTACAACGTCATCGCCAAGGAACCCGGTATGGGGGATACCGATACCACCCCCGCGAAGAAGGAGTACGGGGGTGTCCGGGGGAAGTACGAGTGGATCAACTACTGCTTCGAGTTCCTCTCCGACACCTTCCGGCCCGTGCTGTGGGCGCTGCTGGGTGCCTCGCTGATCATCACGATGCTTGTGCTCGCCGACACCTTCGGCTGGCAGGACTTCCGCGCCCCCATGGAGGACCAGCCCGACGGGTACGTGCTGCTGCACGCCATGTGGCGCTCCGTGTTCTACTTCCTGCCGATCATGATCGGCGCCACGGCGTCCCGGAAACTCGGGGCGAATGAATGGGTCGGCGCGGCGATCCCCGCCGCGCTGCTCACCCCGGAGTTCCTGTCGCTGGGCGCGGCGGAGGACGTCGTCCACATTTTCGGTCTCCCCCTGGTGCTCAACGACTACTCCTCGCAGGTCTTCCCCCCGCTGATCGCGGCTGTCGGCCTGTACTGGGTGGAGAAGGGCCTGAAGAAGATCATCCCCTCGGCGGTGCACATGGTCTTCGTGCCCTTTTTCTCGCTGCTCATCATGATCCCCGCGACGGCGTTCATCTTCGGCCCCTTCGGCATCGGCATCGGCAACGGCATCTCCAACTTCCTGGAGTGGACCAACGACCTCTCTCCGTTCATCCTCGCCATCGTCATCCCGCTGCTGTACCCCTTCCTCGTGCCGCTGGGGCTGCACTGGCCGCTTAACGCGATCATGGTGCAGAACCTCGCCACCCTCGGCTACGACTTCATCCAGGGCCCGATGGGCGCCTGGAACTTCGCCTGCTTCGGTGTGGTCGCCGGGGTGTTCTTCGTCTCGCTGAAGGAGAAGAACAAGGCGATGCGGCAGGTCTCCTTCGGTGGTCTCATGGCAGGCCTGCTGGGCGGCATCTCCGAACCCTCGCTCTACGGTGTACTGCTGCGGTTCAAGAAGACCTACTTCCGTCTACTCCCCGGCTGTCTCGTCGGCGGTATCGTCATCGGCTTCTTCGATGTGAAGGCCAATGCGTTCGTCTTCACGTCATTGCTGACCATCCCGGCGATGGACCCGTGGGGCGGCTACGCCCTCGGCATCGCCGCGGCATTCGCCACGTCCTTCCTGCTCACCGTGGTGCTGGACTACCGGGGCAGGGACGAGAAGGCGGAGATCCTCGCCCAGCTGGAGGCGGAGCGGATTGCCGCCGGTGAGGAGGAGGACGCCCGGATCGCCGAGGCGGACGCCGTGGCCGCCGGTACTGCCGCGGGTACTGCCGGAGGCGCGGACGCGGCGCCGGTGAAGCCCGCACTGCGGCCCGGTGTGGTCACCGTGGTGACCGCACCACTGGAGGGTGAAGTCCTGGCTCTGTCCGAGACCCCGGACGCCGCCTTTGCCGGTGGTGCCCTGGGCAACGGTGTGTGCATCGATCCCATGGGGGATACGGTGTTCGCCCCGGCTGACGGGACGATCCTCACCGTCCAGAAGACCGGACATGCCGTGGGTCTGCGTCTGGACTCCGGCATCGAACTGCTCATCCACATCGGGATCGACACGGTGAAGATGGCGGGGGAGGGCTTCGAGGTTCTCGTGGAGAAGAAACAGAAGGTCACGGCGGGCACACCGCTGGTGCGCTTCGACCGGGCGGCGATCGAGGCGGCGGGATACTCGCCGCTGACGCCGGTGGTCGTGGTGAACACGCAGAAGTTCGGCACGGTCGACGGTATGCCCGCCCCGGTCGCAGCGCCCGGCGATGACATCATCACCGTCACCGCGAAGGCACCGACGGTGGATGCTGCGGCGGCGTCCTGA
- a CDS encoding MaoC/PaaZ C-terminal domain-containing protein — protein MTVTYKELPAIPELMTEYKSAAKDLVPGIGTKRSAKSDPGTGFTVTGVKVNVKHLGAYAAATGLRLGNELPATYLYVLSFPLAMKVMTTPDYPFNAVGAVHLTNVIEQTRPLTVDDEFTIRTHAENLRPHRKGLLIDMVTEVFVDGEGESPVWTQTSGFLAKGAKLSGSADAEVKARAEDSGSLFERPEIPADPTPSATLTATAESIKVYADASGDKNPIHVSGLGAKAFGFPSTIAHGMWSAAAVLASLEGLLPTGGSRFSIEFAKPVTLPAKVAEFTTQDADGAWDVQLRKASKLETLHAVARIEAL, from the coding sequence ATGACAGTCACCTACAAGGAGCTGCCGGCGATCCCGGAGCTCATGACCGAGTACAAGTCCGCTGCCAAGGACCTCGTCCCCGGTATCGGTACGAAGCGTTCGGCGAAGTCCGACCCGGGCACCGGGTTCACGGTCACGGGTGTGAAGGTCAATGTGAAGCACCTCGGTGCCTACGCCGCCGCCACCGGCCTGCGACTCGGCAATGAGCTGCCGGCGACCTACCTTTACGTCCTGTCCTTCCCGCTCGCGATGAAGGTCATGACCACCCCCGACTACCCGTTCAACGCGGTCGGCGCCGTGCACCTCACCAACGTCATCGAGCAGACCCGCCCGCTGACCGTCGATGACGAGTTCACCATCCGCACCCACGCGGAGAACCTGCGGCCGCACCGCAAGGGCCTTCTCATCGACATGGTCACCGAGGTCTTCGTCGACGGTGAGGGAGAGTCCCCGGTGTGGACCCAGACCTCCGGTTTCCTCGCCAAGGGTGCGAAGCTCTCCGGCTCCGCGGACGCTGAGGTGAAGGCCCGTGCGGAGGACTCCGGTTCCCTCTTCGAGCGTCCGGAGATCCCCGCGGATCCGACGCCGTCCGCCACGCTCACCGCCACCGCCGAGAGCATCAAGGTCTACGCGGACGCCTCGGGCGACAAGAACCCGATCCACGTCTCCGGCCTGGGTGCCAAGGCCTTCGGCTTCCCGTCGACCATCGCCCACGGCATGTGGTCGGCCGCCGCAGTGCTGGCCTCCCTCGAGGGTCTGCTGCCCACCGGCGGCTCCCGGTTCTCCATCGAGTTCGCCAAGCCGGTGACCCTGCCGGCGAAGGTCGCGGAGTTCACCACGCAGGACGCGGACGGTGCCTGGGACGTCCAGCTGCGCAAGGCCTCCAAGCTGGAGACCCTGCACGCCGTGGCCCGCATCGAGGCCCTGTAG
- the rpsA gene encoding 30S ribosomal protein S1: protein MPTNNVPQVAINDIGTAEDFLAAIDSTIKYFNDGDIVEGTVVKVDHDEVLLDIGYKTEGVIPSRELSIKHDVDPGEVVEIGDEVDALVLTKEDKDGRLILSKKRAQYERAWGTIEELKEKDEPVTGTVIEVVKGGLILDIGLRGFLPASLVEMRRVRDLQPYIGQEIEAKIIELDKQRNNVVLSRRAWLEQTQSEVRSEFLHQLQKGQVRKGVVSSIVNFGAFVDLGGVDGLVHVSELSWKHIDHPSEVVAVGDEVTVEVLDVDLDRERVSLSLKATQEDPWRVFARTHAIGQIVPGKVTKLVPFGAFVRVEEGIEGLVHISELAERHIDVPDQIVTVGQDLMVKVIDIDLERRRISLSLKQADEDFAEEFDPSKYGMADSYDEQGNYIFPEGFDAETNEWMEGFDAQREAWEDRYAESERRHKMHAAQIERHRAQAAEAAEAGDSGYSSSSSDADEAVSADEAETDAGSLASDAQLAALREKLAGN, encoded by the coding sequence ATGCCCACCAACAACGTTCCTCAGGTTGCCATCAACGACATCGGCACCGCTGAGGATTTCCTCGCCGCCATCGATTCGACCATCAAGTACTTCAACGACGGTGACATCGTCGAGGGTACCGTCGTCAAGGTCGATCACGACGAGGTCCTCCTGGACATCGGCTACAAGACGGAGGGTGTTATCCCCTCCCGTGAGCTGTCCATCAAGCACGACGTCGACCCGGGCGAGGTCGTCGAGATCGGCGATGAGGTCGACGCTCTGGTCCTCACCAAGGAGGACAAGGACGGTCGCCTGATCCTCTCCAAGAAGCGTGCCCAGTACGAGCGCGCCTGGGGCACCATCGAGGAGCTCAAGGAGAAGGACGAGCCGGTCACCGGTACCGTCATCGAGGTCGTCAAGGGCGGCCTCATCCTCGACATCGGGCTGCGCGGCTTCCTGCCTGCCTCCCTCGTCGAGATGCGTCGTGTCCGGGATCTCCAGCCGTACATTGGCCAGGAGATCGAGGCCAAGATCATCGAGCTGGACAAGCAGCGCAACAACGTTGTCCTGTCCCGTCGTGCCTGGCTCGAGCAGACCCAGTCCGAGGTCCGCTCCGAGTTCCTGCACCAGCTGCAGAAGGGCCAGGTCCGCAAGGGTGTCGTGTCCTCCATCGTCAACTTCGGCGCCTTCGTCGATCTCGGCGGTGTCGACGGCCTGGTGCACGTCTCCGAGCTGTCCTGGAAGCACATCGACCACCCGTCTGAGGTTGTTGCCGTGGGCGACGAGGTCACCGTCGAGGTGCTCGACGTCGACCTGGACCGCGAGCGCGTGTCCCTGTCGCTGAAGGCCACCCAGGAGGATCCGTGGCGCGTCTTCGCCCGGACCCACGCCATCGGTCAGATCGTCCCGGGCAAGGTCACCAAGCTCGTTCCGTTCGGTGCGTTCGTTCGCGTCGAAGAGGGCATCGAGGGCCTGGTCCACATCTCCGAGCTGGCCGAGCGCCACATCGACGTCCCGGACCAGATCGTCACCGTCGGCCAGGACCTCATGGTCAAGGTCATCGACATCGACCTGGAGCGTCGCCGGATCTCCCTGTCCCTCAAGCAGGCTGACGAGGACTTCGCCGAGGAGTTCGACCCGTCCAAGTACGGTATGGCTGACTCCTACGACGAGCAGGGCAACTACATCTTCCCGGAGGGCTTCGACGCGGAGACCAACGAGTGGATGGAGGGCTTCGACGCCCAGCGCGAGGCCTGGGAGGACCGTTACGCCGAGTCCGAGCGTCGTCACAAGATGCACGCCGCCCAGATCGAGCGTCACCGCGCCCAGGCTGCCGAGGCTGCCGAGGCCGGGGACTCCGGTTACTCCTCCTCCAGCTCTGACGCTGACGAGGCAGTGTCCGCCGACGAGGCTGAGACCGACGCTGGCTCGCTGGCGTCCGACGCCCAGCTCGCCGCTCTGCGTGAGAAGCTGGCCGGCAACTGA
- a CDS encoding acetyl-CoA C-acetyltransferase, whose amino-acid sequence MTSSSPRKVAILGGNRIPFARSNKEYSSASNQDMLTSTINGLVARFGLQDEKLGMVVAGAVLKHARDFNMTREVVLGSALNSETPAFDLQQACGTGLAAAVQVADAISLGRIEAGIAGGTDTTSDAPLAVNDELRKTLIKVNNAKSTPEMLKLLGSVRPSQIAPEQPQNGEPRTGLSMGDHAAITARELGITREDQDQLAVESHQKLAAAYDAGFFEDLVTPFLGVQRDTNLRADSNVEKLATLKPVFGKKDAAAHGTQATMTAGNSTPLTDGASAVLLSSEEWAAEHNLPVRAYLVDSETAAVDFLHGHDGLTPDGLLMAPTYAVPRLLERNGLTLQDFDFYEIHEAFASQTLATLKAWESEEYCRERLGLDAPLGAIDRAKLNVKGSSLAAGHPFAATGGRLIATTAKILEENGGGRALLSICAAGGQGITAIIER is encoded by the coding sequence ATGACCTCTTCCTCCCCGCGTAAGGTCGCCATCCTCGGCGGCAACCGCATCCCCTTCGCACGGTCCAACAAGGAGTACTCCAGCGCCTCCAACCAGGACATGCTGACCTCCACCATCAACGGCCTGGTTGCCCGCTTCGGACTGCAGGACGAGAAGCTCGGCATGGTCGTCGCCGGTGCCGTGCTCAAGCACGCCCGTGACTTCAACATGACCCGCGAGGTCGTCCTCGGTTCCGCGCTGAACAGCGAGACTCCGGCATTTGACCTGCAGCAGGCCTGCGGCACCGGCCTCGCCGCAGCCGTCCAGGTCGCCGACGCCATCTCCCTCGGCCGGATCGAGGCCGGCATCGCCGGTGGTACCGACACCACCTCGGACGCCCCGCTCGCCGTCAACGATGAGCTGCGTAAGACTCTCATCAAGGTCAACAACGCCAAGTCCACCCCCGAGATGCTCAAGCTCCTCGGTTCGGTGCGTCCCTCCCAGATCGCCCCGGAGCAGCCGCAGAACGGTGAGCCCCGCACCGGCCTGTCCATGGGTGACCATGCTGCGATCACCGCCCGTGAACTCGGCATCACCCGGGAGGACCAGGACCAGCTTGCCGTCGAGTCCCACCAGAAGCTCGCCGCCGCCTACGACGCCGGCTTCTTCGAGGACCTGGTGACCCCCTTCCTGGGTGTGCAGCGCGACACGAACCTGCGCGCGGACTCCAACGTGGAGAAGCTGGCCACCCTCAAGCCGGTCTTCGGCAAGAAGGACGCCGCCGCCCACGGCACCCAGGCGACCATGACCGCCGGTAACTCCACCCCGCTGACCGACGGTGCCTCCGCCGTGCTGCTGTCCAGCGAGGAGTGGGCTGCGGAGCACAACCTGCCGGTCCGCGCCTACCTGGTGGACTCCGAGACCGCCGCCGTGGACTTCCTCCACGGCCACGACGGCCTCACCCCGGACGGCCTGCTGATGGCCCCGACCTACGCCGTGCCGCGCCTGCTGGAGCGCAACGGTCTCACCCTCCAGGACTTCGACTTCTACGAGATCCACGAGGCCTTCGCCTCCCAGACCCTCGCCACCCTGAAGGCCTGGGAGTCCGAGGAGTACTGCCGTGAGCGTCTGGGTCTGGACGCCCCGCTCGGCGCCATCGACCGCGCCAAGCTCAACGTCAAGGGCTCCTCGCTGGCCGCCGGCCACCCCTTCGCCGCGACCGGTGGACGCCTGATCGCCACCACCGCGAAGATCCTCGAGGAGAACGGCGGCGGTCGTGCGCTGCTCTCCATCTGCGCCGCCGGTGGCCAGGGCATCACCGCCATCATCGAGCGCTAG
- a CDS encoding isocitrate/isopropylmalate family dehydrogenase, protein MTFPGQGQNTQGQNTQDLRTRVELGYWDGEGIGPEITPPTRRAVDLALAAHGVTVDWTPLLLGEEAFVTTGQVVPTETSALVNGLDGWVLGPHDNVSYPAEARGQRNPSAALRLAADLWANIRPVRALPGSLTPDLDVVVVRENTEGMYADRNMAVGSGDLRVTPDLALAVGVFTREKIARITEYAAAVALDRGGVLTVAHKSNVLTQTSGMYLEEAERVAASTGVTLVPVHIDALCADLVTRPGRHRTIVAENMFGDILSDLTAALGGSLGTAGSINAGDRQVMAQAAHGSAPDIAGYGVANPAGLMLSAAQLLHHLGFGAAGDALAAAVRGALVRRPTGDVAGVTQGATTAEFSQVVFALLDDPV, encoded by the coding sequence ATGACTTTTCCGGGCCAGGGGCAGAACACCCAGGGGCAGAACACGCAGGACCTGAGAACCCGTGTCGAACTCGGTTACTGGGACGGGGAGGGGATCGGCCCGGAGATCACGCCACCGACCCGCCGGGCGGTAGACCTCGCCCTGGCCGCCCACGGTGTGACCGTCGACTGGACACCGCTGCTGCTCGGCGAGGAGGCCTTCGTCACGACCGGGCAGGTCGTTCCGACGGAGACCTCAGCCCTGGTCAACGGTCTTGACGGGTGGGTGCTGGGGCCACACGACAATGTCTCCTATCCGGCGGAGGCGCGTGGGCAGCGCAATCCCTCGGCGGCCCTGCGGCTGGCGGCGGACCTGTGGGCGAATATCCGGCCGGTACGTGCTCTACCGGGCTCACTCACCCCCGACCTGGATGTGGTCGTGGTGCGCGAGAACACCGAAGGGATGTACGCAGACCGGAACATGGCGGTGGGCTCGGGTGATCTGCGCGTCACCCCGGACCTGGCGCTGGCGGTCGGGGTGTTCACCCGGGAGAAGATCGCCCGGATCACGGAGTACGCCGCGGCGGTCGCGCTGGATCGCGGCGGGGTGTTGACCGTGGCGCACAAGTCCAATGTGCTCACCCAGACCTCGGGGATGTACCTGGAGGAGGCTGAACGGGTCGCGGCGTCCACCGGGGTGACTCTGGTGCCGGTGCACATCGACGCGCTGTGTGCCGACCTGGTGACCCGGCCGGGCCGGCACCGAACCATTGTCGCGGAGAACATGTTCGGCGATATCCTCTCGGATCTCACGGCAGCCCTCGGCGGATCACTGGGGACCGCGGGAAGCATCAACGCCGGGGATCGTCAGGTCATGGCGCAGGCCGCACACGGTTCGGCCCCGGATATCGCGGGATACGGGGTGGCGAATCCAGCCGGACTGATGCTTTCGGCCGCGCAACTGCTGCATCATCTGGGATTCGGTGCGGCGGGTGACGCCCTCGCTGCGGCGGTGCGTGGGGCACTGGTGCGTCGGCCGACCGGTGATGTGGCTGGCGTGACGCAGGGGGCTACCACCGCAGAGTTCTCTCAGGTGGTGTTTGCACTGCTAGATGACCCGGTGTAG